In the genome of Botrytis cinerea B05.10 chromosome 5, complete sequence, one region contains:
- the Bcwcl2 gene encoding Bcwcl2, producing the protein MSEGDTSMNMNNLNLDPTDFLQQHHHAANLGSIDRALSASQVDQNLPDTLMSEILQDNLMMDFDGLPDMNMDLNTLGDNGNMPKSFTSLNMMSPVGNEHNDDGRRGGTNDGDAQIEEIGAGPLPAGFGVQPPNTSNSSVNDFTRRRNWQQKVVEEIKDFLHVLTPFGKFVFLSPSCQSLTGYAAEELQGKFIVDYIHPDDSAMFVREFNESIASGNKLRFYLRFRKKDESYTIFECHGHAHYASRPSPTAALPVPDPDVPPRETADYCRGFFMMARKYPTKNAILLDSFLEHKTEFERMSKKIRDLKREEEEEFEDSERTWTHRQQSDSSETMTTAMSASIPADPNHPDFLAMPPPARPDMSYSTLTKANLEDAISNRQPDSIKDKMQRYEGVDTVEMLTGLQYRDGERSQGISTGARSPALIRGDVGIAIPIDKDGRLGDKKKKMKLADEYVCADCGVMDSPEWRKGPKGPKTLCNACGLRWAKKEKKPQAGSAPAPSNTLTGPSPGS; encoded by the exons GTCGATCAAAATTTGCCCGATACATTAATGTCGGAGATTCTACAGGATAATTTAATGATGGACTTTGATGGACTTCCCGATATGAATATGGATCTGAATACTCTTGGCGACAATGGCAACATGCCGAAATCTTTTACATCACTCAACATGATGTCGCCCGTCGGAAATGAACACAACGATGATgggagaaggggaggaaCGAATGATGGGGATGCCcagattgaagaaatcgGGGCGGGTCCTTTACCTGCAGGCTTTGGCGTCCAGCCACCAAATACGAGTAACAGCTCAGTCAATGATTTCACGAGACGACGGAATTGGCAACAAAAGGTGGTTGAAGAGATCAAGGACTTTTTACACGTCTTGACCCCTTTTGGAaagtttgtttttctttcgCCTAGTTGTCAAAGTCTCACTGGATATGCCGCAGAGGAGCTTCAGGGGAAATTTATCGTGGATTACATACATCCAGATGATAGTGCAATGTTTGTGAGGGAGTTCAATGAATCCATTGCATCTGGTAATAAACTGCGATTCTATCTTCGATTTCGCAAGAAGGATGAGTCCTACACAATATTCGAGTGTCACGGACATGCCCACTATGCATCAAGACCCTCGCCAACAGCAGCTCTCCCAGTTCCAGATCCAGATGTCCCGCCTAGAGAAACAGCGGATTATTGTAGAGGCTTTTTTATGATGGCACGGAAATATCCAACAAAGAACGCTATTCTACTGGATTCATTTCTGGAACATAAGACTGAGTTTGAGCGAATGTCAAAGAAAATTAGGGATctcaagagagaagaggaggaagaattcGAAGATAGTGAAAGAACTTGGACGCATCGACAACAATCAGACTCATCTGAGACAATGACCACAGCCATGAGCGCATCCATACCTGCGGATCCGAACCATCCTGATTTCCTAGCGATGCCTCCTCCAGCAAGACCGGACATGTCATATAGCACGTTGACGAAAGCGAATCTCGAGGATGCTATTTCTAATAGACAGCCCGATTctataaaagataaaatgCAACGATACGAGGGTGTTGATACTGTAGAAATGCTCACCGGGTTACAATATCGAGATGGTGAAAGAAGTCAAGGGATTAGTACCGGCGCCCGCAGTCCAGCGTTAATTAGAGGCGATGTTGGGATTGCAATACCAATTGATAAAGATGGCCGTCTAGGggacaagaagaagaagatgaagctggCAGATGAATATGTTTGCGCAGATTGTG GTGTTATGGATTCACCAGAATGGCGCAAAGGCCCCAAGGGTCCCAAGACGCTCTGCAACGCCTGCGGACTTCGCTgggcaaagaaagaaaagaaaccaCAGGCGGGGTCGGCACCAGCGCCTTCAAATACTCTCACGGGACCTTCCCCAGGCTCTTGA